The Gouania willdenowi chromosome 5, fGouWil2.1, whole genome shotgun sequence sequence acattccacactacaaaataagtaataaaagtatgtatgattcatgctgatatcgtattggatCGTATCGGCCAACACTCAAGGccgcaatatcagtatcgtatcggaagtgatcAAATttatatcgggacatccctagtgatTAGGCATTTATATTCAATTGTGTATGgggttgtctttttttgtgtctatggttttgatgttttgtcagtttgtagTAATTTTAGCTAtttatgttgtcgatttgtgcattttgggatcactttctgtatttttgtggttttctgtattttccagtcattttgcaTGTCTTTGGAGCTGTtttgtattgtgttgtttgtatttttgtcatcaatttgtttaagtggttggtgtgtctgtctttgttgtcattttgggttttatgagtcattttgtgtatttttgtgtactttgtgcattttgccaTCTGTATGTTTTaggagttattttgtttattatgttgggctttatattccttccaacttcttgaaacacattttttggggatttgtttttggggccgcacaaaattagaccgagggccactattggcccccgggccgccagttgcctatgtccgTACTACAGCATTTAAGTTAGATCGAACCAGTATTTGGTTTCTGCCAGTCAGACATTGACATGCTGATGGGACACCAGGTGGGTGTTGCACTTATTTAACATATTTAGGCAGCTACAGTTTAATTCAATGACCTTAACATaagtcaacatgtgacattgtGTCCTTGTTTCACTCTGACCTACAATTGAGGTTTATGGGAATCAAATTTAATTGCACTGGTAAATAATTAACTTCTAGCTTTTCTAACGTATTTCTTTGAACTCACGTACCCATTTCATTTTGTGAGCGCCAAAGAAAATTGGAGTCCAGGCCCAGTTCAGAGCCAGCTGGAGACCATAGAGTCCCAGTGGAACCACAGCGTCCTCAGTGAAACCTCCCAGCTCCTTCCACACCAGGTAGGAGCCGTACCTGTGAGGcagcacacgcacgcacgcgcacacgcacgtgcacgcacacgcacacgcacacacacacacaatgagctGGACAGAAACTAAAAAATCTCCTCACAGTGACTGCAGCACTCATTTAAGCTGCTCACCCCATGCTCGTGTACAGACACGTCCATGCCACGGGAAACGCAGCGTTCGGTGGGCGCCATGATGGTTTCTTCAGAGTGGGGTACCAGGTCTTCACCTCTTTGCGAGTGATGTAACCACCATAGAGCCCACCGAGGTGTGGCAGGGCGGTCATTCCAAT is a genomic window containing:
- the tspo gene encoding translocator protein — encoded protein: MWLPMIGMTALPHLGGLYGGYITRKEVKTWYPTLKKPSWRPPNAAFPVAWTCLYTSMGYGSYLVWKELGGFTEDAVVPLGLYGLQLALNWAWTPIFFGAHKMKWAFFEILLLTGTVGATMASWYRISQTATYLMVPYPSLAVLATTLNYRIWRDNPSEKNE